The genomic interval gcggcggcggcgggaagaaggcgaagaagaaggtggcggcggcgagccagaAGCAGCGGAAGCTGCAGAGCCGGCTGTCGTTCTCCGACCTGTCGTTCGGAGGGATGGTGTCGCCGGAGGACCTGTCGCTGTCGCTGGCCGGGTCGAACCTCCACGTCTTCACCATCGCCGAGCTCCGCGCCGTCACCAGGGACTTCTCCATGACCAACTTCATCGGCGAGGGCGGCTTCGGCCCCGTCTACAAGGGCTACGTCGACGACAAGCTCAAGCCCGGCCTCCGCGCGCagcccgtcgccgtcaagctCCTCGACCTCGAGGGCACACAGGGACACAACGAGTGGCTGGTAAGTACGACACTTAATCACTAGTAGCTGCTTAATTACGCCtcgctaaaatttaattataaacTACTCCACTGCTTGCTAGCTCCATCGGCTCAGTTCATTACTTGCACGGTTGCACCTGTACGTGACCTCACATTATTACTAGCTGACATGCCTTGACACTCCAATTAGGCGGTTATTGTTGGTAACTAAATTAATACAGAACACCACTTTGCAAAAAGTACGAAACTGATCATAATGATCAGTTTGATGAATAGTGTGGTTCTTTACCTGCTATACGCATGACGGCATGAGATTATTGCTGCTATCTAGTACCTCTAGTTGATGAGACTTGCTTACTTGTTCAAAGTTAGTTGAGCTGTTCTAGTAATAAGGTTTGAGTTAATTAGCTGGGAATTTAAACCATGATAGGACTTCagataaaattaattaattaacctataTGTACATGTTACATAAGTTCAGGAAAGTATATACCCAGCGTAATTAGCATTATTAACTTGGCCTTGCTACGGTGGGTACAAATTAAAGTATATATTCTGAAATGTCAGGGGaaagaattcagaaaatgaTTACATATTTTctataagaaaagaaaacttgGTTTTCTGttgaaatataaaataaattgctTGTATTTCCTCACTAGCTTAAGTTTCAACATGGAAATAGAGCCAAAGGTCTCGAATTCAAATCTTGCCAGCTGGTGcgtaattaaattaaaattgcATCCACTTTTATTCTATCCTATAGGCTTGATGAGGCCCGCATGAGAGGATATTAGAATATGTAATtacttgtttttctttattagcTTAATTAAACTTTTGGGTTAAATTGATTGGTGTATGCAACCGAGCTGAACTTTATTTTGCAGTAtctattgctttttttttgtttatgagTATTCCTTAAAAAAGGTTAATTAGTATTGTGATACTGTATTTGTTTATGAGTACGTACCTGCTCTATTCtttctactatatttttttctcaatattcCAAACCACTAGTCTTTTCTTATATTAAAATGGTTAATTGGTATTGTAATACTGTATTAGTTTATGAATACGTACCTGCTCGATTATTTTTACTATTCTTTTTCTCAATATTCCAAATCACTAGTCTTTTCTTAGAAGTAGAAGTTTTCTTGGTTGACGTGTTACACATACTGAACTCCATTCGAGAAAGTTTCAGAAGTTTGCTGCTAGATAGTAGATACCATGGAACAATAATTCAATAGAACAGTGCTGCTTGCTTAGCTGAAATGCttccttattttatttttctcccaGTTAAAAGCAatcaaatgagaaaaaaaaatgtctggaCTTGACTGACAAGTCTGCAAATGCATACATGGCCCGATGATTATGCAGACTGAAGTCATCTTTCTGGGGCAACTGAGGCATCCTCACCTCGTCAAACTGATCGGCTACTGCTACGAGGATGAACACAGACTTCTCGTTTACGAGTTCATGACGAGGGGCAGCTTGGAGAAGCATCTCTTCAAAAGTaagcttgaaaaaaaaaactaatattttgTTATTGTTTCCTATATTATGCTAGCTTTCTGCTACTCTGAATATACAAGAAATTTGGTGCAAGCCTCAGTTGTTTTCTGACAAATTAGCAGAAGTAATTAAGAATAAAAGCGTAACTGAGATTAGAGAGAATTGAAACGATTTACATATATATCAAcggtataagtatatatatagcagaGTGACAATCTTGCAGGCAACAAGAAAGAGATATTCGTAAAACATTGCTATCACTCTGCTTTTTCCTCGCTGCATCATTAAGCTAAAAAGGATTCGACAGAATCTCTAGGCTGAACATCGGTTGAAATGGACGGCGCGATTTTACCAACTCGCTGGCATAAACTTTTCTGCAAATTGGTGGCGCGGCTAAGCTCGATTGATCGAGTAGCTTTTCTTGCTCTACACCCTTCAATATGTTTCTCCAGTTTTTCCTGATGGTTCAAACTGCCTTTTTAGACCTTTGTTGTGACGTCCATTTTTGCGTTACATCATATCTCACTCTCTATATGGAGTCATTTTCTCTTAACCACTTTGATATAATTCACACCTGCAACTTGCTTTTGTTCTCCTCTTTGTCTGTCTCTTGTACAGTCCTACTGTCATGTCTTCATTGTCTATTTGCCTCTGCATAGTGAAGAGGAAACAGCGCAGATTTGATGTATAACCATGAGTATGGTAGGGGTAGGACACCTTCACCACTCGTTGTCTACTATGGTTTTTTCACATTAGTACTTGCGTCAAAGTAGTAGACAACCCCTAATATGTGATTTGGATCAACCTCATAAGTCAAAATTCGTGGCTTGTGTTATCGGTAACCACATGATCTAGTCACCTCGATCTATCAATTACTACTGGTTTAAGAGACATAGTAGCACAATATGCTTCATGTTTTATTAATGAAGCAAGGTAGCCCTGAAAACTGAAAAATCACGTGTGAGGGAGTACAGTGATTAAACTgttgcaaattaattaagagatAGCAACGTTTcagcaaagttttttttaagtaaatccGATGTCATTAGTTTCATGTAGTCAGTCTACTGTCATGGACATGTAGATGCATGCTGACCAAAATGTACATTTCTCTTCTTAATTCAAGCTCCATATGTGCATATCTATTATTAGTTCAACTTAATCGTCTTATCTGATTACAAATCGTACTTACACACCAAATGTGCAGAGTACGCAGCGTCGTTGCCATGGTCAACACGGTTGAAGATCGCCATAGGTGCCGCAAAAGGGTTGGCCTTTCTCCATGAAGCCGAGAAGCCGGTCATCTACCGAGACTTCAAGACCTCCAACATCTTGCTAGACTCGGTACGTCCTTGACCTTAATTACGTTACCATCGTGGCATCGGATATGTGTTCTTCACCTACTTCCCCAAAAGATTGACCTGGTTGTCATTTGATCTCTAATAAGGTTATTAGTAGTCAGAAAAGTTATATTCTTTTAGATAATAGTCAGAatagatgcatcatgcatgcatggtttggTTGCTTGTACGTTCTTAATTAGTTTCCAGTATGAAACTGTCGTGATGCCAAATGCCAAGTACTAAACAACAAATCTTGACTACTACTCGATCGCCTATGTATACTGAACTAAGAATTGGTcaggtttcagactttcagtttcAACTATAGCAGCGCTCCCGTTTTGTCATCAATGCGTTAACGTGACAAAGGCCGAGTTtacttccaaactttttcttcaaacttccaattttttattacatcaaaagtttcctacacacacaaacttttaactttttcgtcacatcgtttcaatttcaaccaaaggccgtgtttagttcttgaaaaaagttggaagtttgaggaaagttgggagtttggaaaaaaaagttggaagtttatgtgtgtaggaaaatttttgatgtgatgtgatatgatggaaagttgaaagtttaaggTAGTTGGAGGTAAACTAAACACtgccaaacttctaattttagcgtgaactaaacacacccaaagaaAGAGCAGGGTGGTATGACTATTTCTCCgtggagaaaaaaaactgaaaaaaaagggtaaaacaTGGAGTGATTCATCAGTTTAAACTAAATTATTACGCGCGTGATAAACAGCGTTGTTGGGGGTGCAGTTGTTGGAGTTGGGTGCAGTGGTGATATTTCCCTCTGAACAGTAATCACTAGCAGGCTAGCACTACTGCTAGTGCATTTGCTTTGGTTACGCTATTATTTCTCCATCAACTGAATCCTGCAGTTGCAGCAGAAAGGTTTTCTTACACAAGTACAATTCTGTAGCAATCTTAATTTTGTTTTCGTTGCTGAATTGTCCGTAGGACTTCAAAGCCAAGCTCTCAGATTTCGGGCTAGCCAAGGACGGGCCAGAGGATGACGAGACGCATGTCTCGACACGTGTCATGGGCACACAGGGATACGCTGCACCAGAGTACATCATGACAGGTTTGACAGCAGAAAAAACTGCAACCTTTTACCCCAtcctaaataaaaaatataatataaaatgtgatATATAC from Oryza glaberrima chromosome 3, OglaRS2, whole genome shotgun sequence carries:
- the LOC127768444 gene encoding serine/threonine-protein kinase RIPK-like — its product is MAKQAWSSLFGCFTSHHDGGGKRKKGGGGGKKAKKKVAAASQKQRKLQSRLSFSDLSFGGMVSPEDLSLSLAGSNLHVFTIAELRAVTRDFSMTNFIGEGGFGPVYKGYVDDKLKPGLRAQPVAVKLLDLEGTQGHNEWLTEVIFLGQLRHPHLVKLIGYCYEDEHRLLVYEFMTRGSLEKHLFKKYAASLPWSTRLKIAIGAAKGLAFLHEAEKPVIYRDFKTSNILLDSDFKAKLSDFGLAKDGPEDDETHVSTRVMGTQGYAAPEYIMTGHLTAKSDVYGFGVVLLELLTGRKSVDKSRPAREQNLVEWARPYLTDARRLGRVMDRNLAGQYPAKAAQKAAALAHRCVSLNPKSRPHMSAVVEALEPLLALDDDCLVGTFVYVAPPDDVAANGDGSSERRAGRRRSDGAAAAAAADGVQRE